A genomic window from Phoenix dactylifera cultivar Barhee BC4 chromosome 7, palm_55x_up_171113_PBpolish2nd_filt_p, whole genome shotgun sequence includes:
- the LOC103710422 gene encoding WRKY transcription factor WRKY76-like has translation MESAWIDHPFLSLDLGVGHLRLPDQAPRKLNTDPMHVEGTALLKDEAEDLEAKLNRMSEENKKLNELLSAIYADYSTLRSQLFDLTSTSPKEKGLVSPSRKRKSESLERISSDDMTYERTDGVGNRVESASSEDPCKRFREDPKPKISRVGVRTDPSDSSLVVKDGYQWRKYGQKVTRDNPSPRAYFRCSFAPSCPVKKKVQRSAEDRSILVATYEGEHNHVHPSQTEVIHGSCQNGSLPCSLSINSSGPTITLDLTQQGGKDSKEIESPEFRRLLVEQMASSLTRDPNFTAALATAISGRILRHPPA, from the exons ATGGAGTCGGCGTGGATCGATCACCCCTTCCTGAGTCTCGACCTCGGCGTTGGACATCTCCGGTTGCCCGACCAAGCTCCG AGGAAGCTTAATACCGATCCCATGCACGTCGAAGGGACTGCTTTATTAAAAGATGAG gCCGAAGATTTGGAGGCTAAGTTGAATCGGATGAGTGAGGAGAACAAGAAGTTGAACGAGTTGCTTAGTGCCATATATGCTGACTACAGCACCCTCCGGAGCCAGCTTTTTGATCTCACGAGCACTTCTCCTAAAGAGAAAGGATTGGTTTCGCCGTCGAGAAAGAGGAAGAGCGAAAGCCTTGAGAGGATCAGTTCTGATGACATGACTTACGAGAGGACTGACGGCGTTGGCAATCGTGTTGAGAGCGCATCGAGCGAAGATCCATGCAAGAGATTCAGGGAAGATCCTAAGCCCAAGATCTCAAGGGTTGGTGTGCGAACAGACCCGTCTGATTCGAGTCTG GTGGTGAAAGATGGGTATCAATGGAGGAAGTATGGTCAGAAGGTCACCAGAGACAATCCGTCTCCTAGAGCCTACTTTAGATGCTCCTTTGCCCCTTCCTGCCCTGTTAAGAAGAAG GTTCAAAGGAGCGCCGAAGATAGATCGATCTTAGTAGCGACATACGAAGGCGAGCACAACCATGTTCACCCTTCACAGACTGAAGTGATCCATGGTTCTTGCCAAAATGGATCACTCCCCTGCTCTCTCTCCATCAACTCTTCCGGCCCGACGATCACCCTTGACCTCACTCAGCAAGGAGGGAAGGATTCCAAGGAAATCGAGTCACCAGAATTCCGACGACTTCTGGTCGAGCAGATGGCCTCATCACTGACAAGAGATCCAAACTTTACGGCTGCGCTTGCGACCGCGATCTCTGGAAGAATTCTTCGACATCCACCAGCTTAA